The Helicoverpa armigera isolate CAAS_96S chromosome 21, ASM3070526v1, whole genome shotgun sequence sequence AAAGAACAGAGGGATAGTTACGAGttagtatataagggagtacctgaaaagaagaaataagggtaacatttttaaaatagggTTGTGGGTCCATAACAGTAGATTCGTTACTGGTCACAAAAAGCTTAATGACATCACATAAtgtattccaattttaaattccACTTCCATGTCATTCCACAATACACATTTATGTGTCAAAGGAATTTCAATCCTATCTCACCAGACATAAGGTTGCTATTCCtttaacttataataaaaacagtattttcatACCTATTACAGCACACAAAACTACACAGCTGGCAGGAGTATTTGTACAGATGCGTGATGTTCATATGTTTGTACAGTTTCCGCTGGTCCTTGAAGAAAATCTTGCAAATATCACATTGTAAGGGGCCTGAGTATTCCTGCAAAATTGAgaacaataataatagaagttgttttttgtcAAATAAACTTTGCATCTTCAAAGTTAGCCATTTGAAAGTGCACTCTAATTATTGAGTACTAATCGTATTTGGATATTACATCAGAGTGTTGATTGACGTTTGTAAATGAtatacagaaaaatattctaagattcttttcataaaaaaaaatatttgttttcttctgAAATTACAATCTTTTGCAGGCATTTATTGAAATCTTAGGATATTTTTCtgtatatatctatactaatattataaagctgaagagtttgtttgtttgaacgcgctaatctcaggaactactagtccaatttgaaaaattctttcagtattagatagcccattttatcgaggaaggctataggctactttttatccgggttcgtgccgaggttcccacgggatgcgggtgtaACCGCTGGCACGAGCTAGTCATTTATAAACACCAATCAACAATCTGACGTTAAATACATACTGAACATCAAATGAAATGCTACAATACACATACACATACTTACAGGATCATGTTTCTTCATATGCTTCTCATAAGTTAACAAAACCCTAAACCCTCGATAGCACAAATGACACTGATAATTAGCCTCCTGATAGTTCCTTGAATTCTGTCTATCCTGTATCAACTTATACTGTTCTTCATGACCTATCGGAGAGTACACAAGGAAATCTTCAGGCAACTTGGTATTCTTTTTAATAGGTTTCAAGGTAACTACGCCTTTAACCCTCTTGCCGCCTCGAGGGTTCAACCATTTGGGTCTAGATTCGTACCAGTTTGAGTTCTTTTTGTTACCCTTCTGTAAGTGTACCCAGATGTAATGTTGTTTTGCTGATATTCTGAAAGAGTAATTgttcatattgaaataattgcAGGAGATTAACTTTTTAAGCCTaagaaaagtcgtggtggcctagtgggtaaaggaccaacctctcaagtaggAGGGCGCAGGTTcaatcccaggtcaggcaagtaccaatgcaacttttctaagtttgtatgtactttctaagtaaatcttggacaccattgactgtgtttcggatgtacacgttaaactgtaggtcccggctgtcattgaacatccttggcagtcatcacgggtagtcagaagccagtaagtctgacaccagtctaaccaaggggtatcaggttgctcgggtaactgggttgaggaggtcagataggcagtcgcctcttgtaaagcactggtactcggctgaatccggttagactggaagccgaccccaacatggttgggaaaaaggctcggaggatgattaacTTTTTAAGCCTTTAGACGAAATCTCGCCGTCAATaacaagatttaaataaaatcaaaagacAAAAGTGAGCCTCACTCAAAGAGTTCTGTACCATTATCTATAAAAAGGTCAGAGAATAAGCccgcaaatattaatttagttttatatagGCTGGTGAAAAAGAGCCAGCAAAATTCTTAGTACATAATAGGAGTCCCTAAAAAGAATGCATTATGTTTTCTCCATTTTTCTGTGTAATGAATAATCTTAGCTTAACAGTACTTACCTATCAAAACTAACTTCAGGACATTTTCTACACAAATACTTAAACATATGTTTTTCAGTCATGTGTGTCTTCAGTAAgaaatcagttttataatagTATTGACAAAGTTTACAGTGAAACTTGCCACTTATAtgctgaaaacaaaaacataatttatatcagACGTTTGCGGTATTTGCGGTAAGGTATTTGGAAGTTTTTAGCTACACAAGTTGTTCCAggagaaattgcaagctgaatATAGTTTCCAATAAAATGAATGGGTGATATTAGAGGACATCACTAATAGTCAGATGGATAGGCATTTTGGCAGTGTAAAGAGATTGAGTCTCATTGTATACCAAAGATTAAGTCACTCTGATGccactttatttatattttaaataatatatttattttatcacataCCTTATCATGCATCCGCAAATGTACCTTCATCCGCTCCTCATTATTATAAGCTTTATTGCATATATCACAGTGGTATTTACCCTGAGTGAACATCTTGTACACTTCTACCGCAGCCTTAGCCTCTTTCACCGATATCGGGACCAAGGATGCGTACTCTTCATCCATTTCAGCCCCATCAACATCCCCCTCTGTGTTCTCAACCTTAAGAGCTAAGTTTGGAAAGGTTTCCGCATCCTGATAGTGATCCTGATCATTCCCACTATCGTACATATCATTATCCATAAATGACTCCTGTATTTCGGTGTCTTTAGTGGTATCGCCGTACGCTGGCTCATCTTTGGTTAAGTCCTTCTCTATCTGTATTTCATAATTGTCTATTGCATCAATatccattttaatattttgtgggttAAATTCCAATTCTGCGGTATTGGTTGTTTCGTTAAAAGTGTTGTCAGGGGTCAACGTACTGCAGTGAAGAACTGGTATATTGTGTTTGGACGAGTTACACCAGTCTATGCGGTTGTGTTTCTTCCATTGGAACTTCACTTGCTCATAGTGGGTTTTGTCTAGACTCATGTACGATAGTTGCGGCATTATACCAAGGAGGTTTCGGTTCAGATCTTTCAAGTTTCTTACATTTATCtgtaaagtgtaaataaatgtaattatttacttaagctggtatttaatttgtattttttcttacaaaattaatGGGGAAGGTGTTACCTCGTTGTTTCTGCTTAATATTTCTTTCAAAGCATAATGAGATCGGTGGCATCTATCACGAAATCTTTTGAAGTTCCTCACCATCGCTGTGcactgaaaacataaataatccGGCATTCCATCGCCTTGCCTTATCTGGAAATAACGAAATAACTTGTATATTACACTCAGcggaacataaaattataataaataacggaaataaacaatacatacttGGATACCAGAAATCAAATGGAATTCTCTCCGTAACTGTCCACTATTTATGCTTATTAATTTAGTATCAGTGTTGAAACACACCACACAAGCTGTAAGGTTGTACATTGtggttgtttttatttcatattctcgattaattacacaaaatttacaaaaatagtcACGGTGCCAAGCATTTTGGTTGACATGACAATTGAACGATTTGACATTGACGTTTTTAAGTGCAGTTTTGTGAGTTGCCATGTTCATTTATTGTTATCAACCATCATACTAGAGTGGCCCGTGGTAGTGGTAGAAAGTGCTGCACTCGGAATAGTAGGAGTCTATATTGTGGAATGAGTAAGTAGGAATAGAAGTAGAGTTCTACATTTTATGCCTAGGATCATGTGCATTGTAGTGAATGTAAGTAGATAAGTACAGATGGATAATAGCAATAGCAAGGTATATCAAACTTATTTCGTTCGAAACATCGTTAAATGGAATTAGACTAATAGTTTTGTTGCAATACGAGCAGCGTGAAAGATGCATaagataaaaaaacacaaaacactgtaggtaagtacttaaatattcatttattggttcggttaaatatttctaaacataaattatgtttgCTCATGTGgcgttattaattttataacttcGTTAGTATTCTTATTAAAGAGATAGTTTGAAACGTGACGAGTTTTACACGATATTGAaacacttaaatattatttataaaatacaatattcacAAGAAGATAACACACGTATTACACGTCTACAAACTATCGCGAGTCGGTCACagcttgtaatttttttgttccaGGAGAGCGTTAAATATACAATGAGCATAGATTCCTGTACTAGAAGTGAAACAATAAAGTTGTCAGTTATCTACTCATAATAAATAAGCCTAATAAGTTCATGGAAGCAGCTGCGTTGTTTCTGCTCACAGGCCCTTGTTGTAATACAATACATTCGTCTTAGGAAATTTCTTAAGCGCCGTTTCCTGAAAAATAGGGATAAACATAAGTCCTGTCTTTATTCATAATTACGGACTATTCTCTTGGTCTGTCAAGTTTGAGGAATTTGTTGGATAGGTAATTAGAGCCTAAAATAGGTGTTAACTTACCCTTAAATCGTTCTCTATCTTATTGATGTTGATGGAGGCTTTCTGATCAAAGAAGGCGCAGCACATTGGCGTTGCGAATGTCATGGTGAGACAAACCAGGAGCATTTGGAATGGCAACACAGCCAGGGACGTGCTACTGACCCAACCTTTTTGAACTGCCGTGTTCGTTATTAGAGGGACGAGCgctgaaattaaacaaaatgatCAAACTCCTTTGAGCTAAACTAGGAGTCAAAAAATTGCTTGAATATTTAAGGGGACTACTTTGACTACTGGTTATcgttatacaattttaaattatcttcaGAAAATGGTAATGCTTACTCATGCTAGGTACCACCATGCTGATTCTTGAGACACAGACGAGCAGAATGCCTGTCATGGCCGCGATCTTGGAGTCGCCAACGCGCTGTCCATCCGCCGTGTATACTGGCGTGCCGTGCAGGATCTCACtgtgttatgattattttgtttaatatgtaggtataagtgatctttgtaattttaatttatcgaAGGGTGCCTATCGCGTTAGGCTG is a genomic window containing:
- the LOC110383616 gene encoding zinc finger protein 569 isoform X1 — protein: MYNLTACVVCFNTDTKLISINSGQLRREFHLISGIQIRQGDGMPDYLCFQCTAMVRNFKRFRDRCHRSHYALKEILSRNNEINVRNLKDLNRNLLGIMPQLSYMSLDKTHYEQVKFQWKKHNRIDWCNSSKHNIPVLHCSTLTPDNTFNETTNTAELEFNPQNIKMDIDAIDNYEIQIEKDLTKDEPAYGDTTKDTEIQESFMDNDMYDSGNDQDHYQDAETFPNLALKVENTEGDVDGAEMDEEYASLVPISVKEAKAAVEVYKMFTQGKYHCDICNKAYNNEERMKVHLRMHDKHISGKFHCKLCQYYYKTDFLLKTHMTEKHMFKYLCRKCPEVSFDRISAKQHYIWVHLQKGNKKNSNWYESRPKWLNPRGGKRVKGVVTLKPIKKNTKLPEDFLVYSPIGHEEQYKLIQDRQNSRNYQEANYQCHLCYRGFRVLLTYEKHMKKHDPEYSGPLQCDICKIFFKDQRKLYKHMNITHLYKYSCQLCSFVCCNRGQAHMHYRWHKNVTYECPHCKREFLKASTRLTHIRIKHPSMCLCIICGHSFVSDSGLYCHKQIAHTEAEIERSNNMIVDSSDPHYCADCQLQFMSYDAFTTHLGSSYKHATTNLSIKPSRRKKEAGRSRGRPRRGVCSEIVNNGVSTSSTCEVCGTFLPNDVQARKHYESEHPDTEYLKRYMCDVCGHTTRQYANLLVHMRTHTDEKPYECPHCDRRFNMPSNRDRHLVVHTGEKRYQCQHCNRRFTQSSAVKLHIQTVHLKIPYAPWNKKNRKRRKELETAGMSTPLPLAPAPHKLAAFDAPADYLNAYITYNDD
- the LOC110383616 gene encoding zinc finger protein 62 isoform X2; the protein is MYNLTACVVCFNTDTKLISINSGQLRREFHLISGIQIRQGDGMPDYLCFQCTAMVRNFKRFRDRCHRSHYALKEILSRNNEINVRNLKDLNRNLLGIMPQLSYMSLDKTHYEQVKFQWKKHNRIDWCNSSKHNIPVLHCSTLTPDNTFNETTNTAELEFNPQNIKMDIDAIDNYEIQIEKDLTKDEPAYGDTTKDTEIQESFMDNDMYDSGNDQDHYQDAETFPNLALKVENTEGDVDGAEMDEEYASLVPISVKEAKAAVEVYKMFTQGKYHCDICNKAYNNEERMKVHLRMHDKHISGKFHCKLCQYYYKTDFLLKTHMTEKHMFKYLCRKCPEVSFDRISAKQHYIWVHLQKGNKKNSNWYESRPKWLNPRGGKRVKGVVTLKPIKKNTKLPEDFLVYSPIGHEEQYKLIQDRQNSRNYQEANYQCHLCYRGFRVLLTYEKHMKKHDPEYSGPLQCDICKIFFKDQRKLYKHMNITHLYKYSCQLCSFVCCNRGQAHMHYRWHKNVTYECPHCKREFLKASTRLTHIRIKHPSMCLCIICGHSFVSDSGLYCHKQIAHTEAEIERSNNMIVDSSDPHYCADCQLQFMSYDAFTTHLGSSYKHATTNLSIKPSRRKKEAGRSRGRPRRGVCSEIVNNGVSTSSTCEVCGTFLPNDVQARKHYESEHPDTEYLKRYMCDVCGHTTRQYANLLVHMRTHTDEKPYECPHCDRRFNMPSNRDRHLVVHTGEKRY